In Mucilaginibacter celer, one DNA window encodes the following:
- a CDS encoding RNA polymerase sigma factor yields the protein MEDIELLSKVKAGDRDAFNSLFLKYYPLLADFYRFLGAGTDDGEDAIADVFLDLWLKRDRLQVHTSIKSYVYGAVKNRIYTLNGKNQKMQVLPEEYASEQPISNQLHPDEILFRKERRVMIQRFVDELPEQGKLIFMMHWQHQLEHQEIAEILNISPNTVKTHIYRAINYCRKRLLLLNNQQ from the coding sequence ATGGAGGATATCGAATTACTGTCGAAAGTTAAGGCGGGTGACAGGGACGCTTTTAATTCTTTATTTCTGAAATACTATCCATTATTAGCTGATTTCTATCGCTTTTTAGGTGCAGGTACTGATGATGGCGAGGATGCCATTGCCGATGTTTTTTTAGACCTGTGGCTTAAACGCGATCGCCTGCAAGTTCACACGTCGATAAAATCATACGTGTACGGCGCTGTAAAAAACCGCATTTATACCCTAAACGGCAAAAATCAAAAAATGCAAGTCCTGCCCGAGGAGTATGCTTCGGAGCAACCCATAAGCAATCAACTCCACCCCGATGAGATCCTTTTCAGGAAAGAACGCCGCGTGATGATCCAGCGTTTTGTGGATGAACTGCCCGAACAAGGCAAACTCATTTTCATGATGCACTGGCAGCACCAACTGGAGCACCAGGAAATTGCCGAAATTTTAAATATCTCGCCCAATACTGTAAAAACCCATATATACCGGGCTATTAATTATTGCCGCAAGCGATTGCTATTGTTAAATAATCAGCAGTAA
- a CDS encoding ATP-binding cassette domain-containing protein produces MKQIIKSISLVLNHQEKSKLIRLIVADVVIALLDVAFLGALLLIVNFYTQNAAVHAIGFLPAALADNHSLWLIGFFLLLFALKNGIGFFVQNSQHHFFYDVASRLSERNIRNYLDAPYSEYIHIDSSVQIRRISQQPIEFSHYILTNFQQIISQGVQIVFTIGAITLYHPTLFILLFVLLLPPVAALGWFIKTRLKAIRGEIKTVSEKTLQHLNESLSGYVESNIYNKNEFFSSRFFNYQRQLNQNIASQQTWQNLPSRLMEVFAVLGFFILVAVNKLTGDAPAVSILTIGIFVAAAYKIIPGIVKILNSSGQMKTYEFILNDLVVANDAKPETAVLADEPVKSVKFEKVSFAYPEKPVLNGLYLEIAPGDIVGISGDSGRGKTTIINLLMGFLEPTEGSIYINDIITTAVARKRYRARMSLVKQQPFFIYDSILKNITLDDAAVDEQKFAEVLEFCGLNKLIAGYPEGINKIITENGKNISGGQRQRLMLARALYHDHDLLILDEPFSEMDADTENELLGKLQTLARQGKMIILITHNKASLAICNKIVSPDE; encoded by the coding sequence TTGAAACAGATCATTAAAAGCATAAGCCTGGTACTCAATCATCAGGAAAAATCGAAACTCATCAGGCTAATTGTTGCCGATGTGGTTATCGCCCTGCTTGATGTTGCTTTTTTAGGGGCGCTGTTGCTCATCGTAAATTTTTATACACAAAATGCGGCTGTGCATGCTATAGGCTTTTTGCCTGCTGCTTTGGCGGATAACCATTCGCTTTGGCTTATCGGATTCTTTTTGCTGCTTTTTGCGTTAAAAAACGGCATCGGTTTTTTTGTCCAAAACAGCCAGCATCATTTTTTTTATGATGTGGCTTCCCGCTTATCCGAACGCAATATTCGTAATTATCTCGACGCGCCTTATAGTGAGTATATCCACATAGATTCATCAGTCCAGATCAGGCGGATCAGCCAGCAACCTATCGAGTTTAGTCATTATATCCTTACCAATTTTCAGCAAATTATTTCGCAGGGCGTACAAATCGTTTTTACTATCGGCGCTATTACGCTATATCATCCTACTTTATTTATATTGCTGTTTGTGCTGTTGCTGCCGCCGGTGGCTGCTTTGGGTTGGTTTATAAAAACGCGGTTGAAGGCTATCCGCGGGGAGATTAAAACGGTGAGCGAGAAAACACTTCAGCACTTAAACGAATCATTATCGGGTTATGTGGAGAGCAATATTTACAATAAAAATGAATTTTTTAGCAGTCGGTTTTTTAATTATCAGCGGCAGCTGAATCAAAATATAGCCTCGCAGCAAACCTGGCAAAATTTGCCCTCCAGGTTGATGGAAGTGTTTGCCGTTTTAGGGTTTTTTATTCTTGTCGCAGTAAATAAACTTACTGGTGATGCACCGGCGGTTAGCATCCTCACTATTGGTATTTTTGTTGCGGCAGCTTACAAAATCATTCCCGGAATAGTAAAAATATTGAACAGCAGCGGGCAGATGAAAACCTATGAGTTTATACTGAACGATTTGGTTGTTGCGAACGACGCGAAACCGGAAACTGCTGTACTTGCTGATGAGCCTGTTAAATCGGTAAAGTTTGAAAAAGTAAGTTTTGCTTATCCGGAAAAGCCGGTTTTAAACGGACTCTATCTGGAGATAGCTCCGGGCGACATTGTTGGGATCTCGGGAGATTCGGGCCGGGGCAAAACCACTATAATTAACCTGTTGATGGGTTTTTTAGAGCCGACAGAAGGAAGTATCTATATTAATGATATCATTACCACAGCCGTTGCACGTAAGCGTTATCGCGCGCGGATGTCGCTGGTAAAGCAGCAACCGTTTTTTATTTATGATAGTATCCTTAAAAATATAACACTTGATGATGCTGCCGTAGATGAACAAAAGTTTGCCGAAGTACTTGAATTTTGTGGTCTAAATAAACTGATTGCCGGCTATCCTGAAGGCATCAACAAAATCATCACCGAAAACGGTAAAAACATAAGCGGAGGCCAGCGGCAAAGGCTAATGCTGGCAAGGGCGCTTTATCACGATCATGATCTGTTGATACTGGACGAACCTTTCAGCGAAATGGATGCCGATACGGAAAACGAATTACTGGGTAAACTGCAAACACTTGCCCGGCAAGGAAAAATGATCATCCTCATTACACATAACAAAGCCAGTTTGGCTATTTGCAATAAAATTGTATCCCCCGATGAATAA
- a CDS encoding glycosyltransferase, with translation MNKRTKTLIILSPGFPKNEEDTTCLPPQQVFVRSLRAEHPDLNIIMLSFQYPFAATEYDWHGVKVIAFGGEGRDGFTRRKLWFKVWRKLLQLNRQYQLIGLLSFWLDECAFVAHCFSKYKNIKHRCWMLGQDAKAGNRYVKWIKPDEGELIALSDFMVSEFNRNYGLKPKAVVPVGIDTQMFNLTPVGKDIDIIGAGSLIPLKRFDLFIEVVDLLRQSYPGIKTVICGSGPERERLQALIISKKLENNIRLLSELPHKDLLEMMQRSKILFHPSEYEGFGAVSLEALYAGARVVSFVKPMNDEIANWHIVNTLQQAEQVIGSLLGNTGLKFEAVLPFDIRDNVNRMMELFE, from the coding sequence ATGAATAAACGTACAAAAACACTGATCATCCTGAGCCCTGGTTTCCCGAAAAACGAGGAGGATACCACCTGTTTGCCTCCGCAGCAGGTTTTTGTACGATCGTTAAGGGCCGAACATCCTGATCTGAATATTATTATGCTTAGCTTTCAGTACCCTTTTGCTGCAACCGAATATGATTGGCATGGGGTAAAGGTAATAGCATTTGGGGGGGAGGGGCGTGATGGGTTTACCAGGCGTAAACTATGGTTTAAAGTTTGGCGAAAACTGTTGCAGCTTAACCGCCAATACCAACTGATTGGTTTACTGAGTTTCTGGCTGGACGAATGCGCTTTTGTTGCCCATTGCTTTTCGAAATATAAAAACATTAAACACCGCTGCTGGATGCTTGGCCAGGATGCAAAGGCGGGTAACAGGTATGTAAAATGGATTAAGCCGGATGAGGGCGAACTGATTGCCCTGTCGGATTTTATGGTTAGCGAGTTTAACCGGAATTATGGATTGAAGCCTAAAGCGGTAGTGCCGGTAGGTATTGATACGCAAATGTTTAATCTAACTCCGGTTGGAAAGGATATCGATATTATTGGCGCGGGCTCATTGATCCCTTTAAAAAGGTTCGACCTGTTTATTGAAGTTGTTGATTTATTGAGGCAATCTTATCCCGGTATCAAAACGGTAATCTGCGGTAGCGGTCCTGAAAGGGAAAGACTGCAGGCTTTAATTATTTCGAAGAAACTCGAAAATAATATTCGTTTACTTAGCGAATTGCCGCATAAGGATTTGCTTGAGATGATGCAGCGTTCAAAAATACTTTTTCATCCTTCGGAATATGAGGGCTTTGGGGCTGTTTCGTTAGAGGCGCTGTATGCCGGGGCGAGGGTAGTGAGTTTTGTTAAACCGATGAATGATGAAATTGCCAATTGGCATATTGTAAATACACTTCAGCAAGCCGAACAGGTGATAGGTAGTTTATTAGGTAATACAGGTTTGAAATTTGAAGCGGTATTGCCTTTTGATATCAGGGATAATGTGAACAGGATGATGGAGCTGTTTGAGTAA
- the htpG gene encoding molecular chaperone HtpG produces the protein MQEKGSISIHTENIFPIIKKFLYSDNEIFLRELVSNAVDATQKIKRLASLGQYSGELGDLRVEVAFDADKKTITISDNGIGMTAEEIKKYINQIAFSGATEFMEKFKEAKDANEIIGRFGLGFYSAFMVADKVEIQTLSYQEGAEPAFWVCDGSTEFEIGDGILEERGTEITLFINDESAEFLSQYKLQEILDKYCKFLPVPIKFGTKTESVEDGVDEEGKPKYTSVEVDNIINTTNPIWTKSPSELKDEDYLDFYKQLYPFSEDPLFWIHLNVDYPFNLTGVLYFPKLKNDFEFQKNKIKLFSRQVFITDEVKDIVPEFLMLLHGVIDSPDIPLNVSRSFLQADSNVKRISSYITKKVADKLAELFKADRKAYEEKWTDIGLFVKYGMVSEDKFAEKAKDFVLVTNTEKENFTLNEYKDKVEANQTDKDNQLVYLYTNNPAKQDSFIQSATKKGYDVLVMDSPIDNHFISHLEQKLEKTSLKRVDADVADKLIRKDDAPETVLTEEQSTKVKDIFNKAINKPAYNVQIESLNPDELPVTITMDEFMRRMKDMAAMGGGMSFYGNMPDNYKVIVNGNHKLVNRILQEEDEAVQAQLSKQAFDLALLSQGLLTGADLTEFVKRSVSLI, from the coding sequence ATGCAAGAAAAAGGCAGCATTTCGATCCACACCGAAAACATTTTCCCGATCATTAAGAAGTTTTTATACTCTGATAACGAGATCTTTTTACGCGAGCTGGTATCAAACGCGGTAGATGCTACCCAAAAAATTAAACGCCTGGCTTCGTTAGGCCAATACAGCGGCGAACTTGGCGACCTGCGTGTTGAGGTAGCCTTTGATGCCGACAAAAAGACAATCACCATTAGCGATAATGGTATCGGTATGACCGCCGAAGAGATCAAAAAATACATTAACCAGATCGCTTTTTCGGGTGCCACCGAGTTCATGGAGAAATTTAAAGAAGCCAAAGACGCGAACGAGATCATCGGTCGTTTTGGCCTGGGCTTCTATTCGGCTTTCATGGTGGCTGATAAGGTGGAAATCCAAACCCTATCGTACCAGGAAGGCGCTGAACCTGCCTTCTGGGTTTGCGATGGCAGCACCGAGTTTGAAATTGGCGACGGTATTTTAGAAGAGCGCGGCACCGAGATCACCCTGTTTATTAACGATGAATCGGCCGAGTTTTTAAGCCAATATAAATTGCAGGAGATACTGGATAAATACTGCAAATTTTTGCCTGTACCCATTAAATTCGGCACCAAAACAGAATCTGTTGAAGATGGCGTTGACGAAGAAGGCAAACCAAAATACACTTCGGTTGAGGTTGATAACATTATCAACACCACCAACCCTATCTGGACAAAATCGCCGTCTGAATTAAAAGACGAAGATTACCTGGACTTTTACAAACAGCTTTATCCTTTTAGCGAAGATCCGCTGTTCTGGATCCACCTTAATGTTGATTATCCTTTCAACCTTACCGGTGTGCTGTACTTCCCTAAGTTGAAAAACGATTTCGAGTTCCAGAAAAACAAGATCAAATTATTTAGCCGCCAGGTATTTATTACCGATGAGGTTAAAGACATTGTTCCTGAGTTTTTAATGTTGCTGCATGGCGTTATCGATTCACCGGATATTCCGCTGAACGTATCGCGTAGCTTCCTGCAGGCCGATAGCAATGTGAAACGCATCAGCAGCTACATCACCAAAAAAGTAGCTGATAAATTGGCAGAACTTTTTAAAGCCGACCGTAAAGCCTACGAAGAAAAATGGACCGACATTGGCCTGTTTGTAAAATACGGCATGGTGAGCGAAGACAAATTTGCCGAAAAGGCCAAAGATTTTGTACTGGTTACCAATACCGAAAAAGAAAACTTTACCCTTAACGAGTACAAAGACAAAGTTGAGGCTAACCAAACTGATAAAGATAATCAGCTGGTTTACCTGTATACCAACAACCCGGCAAAACAGGATTCGTTTATCCAATCGGCCACTAAAAAAGGTTATGATGTATTGGTGATGGATTCGCCTATCGACAACCACTTCATCAGCCATTTAGAGCAGAAACTGGAGAAAACATCGTTAAAACGTGTTGACGCCGATGTTGCTGATAAACTGATCAGAAAAGATGATGCGCCTGAAACCGTATTAACCGAAGAGCAAAGCACAAAGGTTAAAGACATCTTTAACAAAGCCATCAACAAACCGGCTTACAACGTACAAATTGAAAGCTTAAACCCGGATGAACTTCCTGTAACTATTACTATGGACGAGTTTATGCGCCGCATGAAAGACATGGCAGCTATGGGCGGCGGCATGAGCTTTTACGGCAACATGCCAGATAACTACAAGGTAATTGTAAACGGCAACCACAAACTGGTAAACCGCATTTTACAGGAAGAAGACGAAGCCGTACAGGCCCAGCTTTCAAAACAGGCGTTTGACCTGGCCCTGCTATCGCAAGGTTTATTAACCGGAGCCGATTTAACCGAGTTTGTTAAACGCAGTGTTAGTTTGATATAA
- a CDS encoding sensor histidine kinase has protein sequence MIFNRYEWRLLLRVFLLLVVLVVTAFVIVKLSQPLYLVILLPLVAYSVVDMIRFQKKAQDEVNQFVESIHYRDFSRHFDVRKAPNELKPLRKGFNDINTTFKLISRERETQYHYLQKILELVDTGILSYEEETGETGWINEAFKSIIGVPYLKTVHSLEKRQPDLYADLIKLKPGESKIITVTRSNQQVKILVSASLMRSDDKLYKLIAFQNVNEALDETESKAWSKLLNVMTHEIMNSVAPISSLADTLKNRLQSPDITESLEHSDLEDLELGIDTIKRRSEGLLKFTESYRSLNKITKLDLNKIMVRDIFENLNSLMTPTLEKKNIELEIILRDPTLAIEADINLIEQVMINLLVNAIEAVKDREVPRITLTAEVQSGKTFVKVIDNGLGMPPELLDKIFIPFFSTRKTGSGIGLSLCKQIMLLHKGNIQVQSTEGKGSAFILSF, from the coding sequence ATGATATTTAACCGTTACGAATGGCGGCTGCTGCTGCGCGTTTTTTTATTACTTGTTGTACTGGTGGTTACCGCCTTCGTGATCGTTAAACTCAGTCAACCATTGTACCTGGTTATTTTGCTGCCATTGGTGGCTTATTCGGTTGTGGATATGATTCGTTTTCAGAAAAAGGCGCAGGACGAGGTGAACCAATTTGTTGAATCCATCCATTACCGCGATTTTTCGCGCCATTTTGATGTACGCAAAGCGCCGAACGAGTTAAAACCGCTACGTAAAGGTTTTAACGATATCAATACTACTTTTAAACTCATCAGCCGCGAACGCGAAACACAATATCATTACCTGCAAAAAATACTGGAACTGGTTGATACCGGCATCCTATCCTACGAAGAGGAAACCGGCGAAACCGGTTGGATCAATGAAGCTTTTAAAAGCATCATCGGCGTACCATATCTTAAAACGGTTCACTCGCTCGAAAAAAGGCAGCCTGATCTGTATGCCGACCTCATCAAACTAAAACCGGGCGAAAGCAAAATTATCACCGTAACCCGGAGCAACCAACAGGTTAAAATACTGGTAAGTGCCAGCCTGATGCGGAGCGACGACAAGCTGTACAAGCTTATCGCCTTTCAAAACGTGAACGAGGCGCTGGACGAAACCGAATCAAAAGCATGGTCGAAACTGTTGAATGTAATGACGCACGAGATCATGAACTCGGTAGCGCCAATCTCCTCGCTGGCAGATACGCTTAAAAACCGCCTGCAAAGCCCCGATATTACCGAAAGCCTTGAACATAGCGATCTGGAAGACCTGGAACTGGGCATAGATACCATTAAACGCCGCAGCGAAGGCCTGCTCAAATTTACCGAAAGCTACCGCAGCCTGAACAAGATTACCAAACTTGATCTGAACAAAATCATGGTTCGGGATATTTTTGAGAACCTGAACAGCCTGATGACCCCTACCCTCGAGAAAAAGAACATCGAGCTCGAGATCATCCTCCGCGACCCAACGCTTGCCATCGAAGCGGATATCAACCTGATTGAACAGGTAATGATCAACCTGCTGGTAAACGCCATAGAAGCGGTAAAAGACCGCGAAGTGCCACGCATCACCCTCACTGCCGAAGTACAAAGCGGCAAAACTTTTGTAAAAGTAATTGATAACGGGCTTGGTATGCCGCCCGAATTGTTAGATAAGATCTTCATCCCGTTCTTCAGCACCCGCAAAACCGGCAGCGGTATTGGTTTGAGTTTGTGTAAGCAGATCATGCTGCTGCATAAAGGTAATATCCAGGTACAATCTACCGAGGGGAAAGGTTCGGCGTTTATATTGTCGTTTTAG
- a CDS encoding sigma-54-dependent transcriptional regulator, protein MILKKATILIVDDDPDVLTAVKLLLKPEAREIITEKNPENLNWLLQRNEVDLVLLDMNFNSAINTGNEGLYWLRKVKEWKPNVCVIMITAYGDIDLAVRSLKEGANDFVVKPWHNEKLLNTISDLLEKKEGGSAKSTKTTVKSTAGDTAILGESDAMQDIFYKVNKIAPTDANILILGENGTGKDLMAKAIHERSLRADKPFVKVDVGALTDTLFESELFGHKKGAFTDAREDRMGRFEEAQGGTLFLDEIGNISLQQQAKLLTILQNRQVTRLGTNKPVDVDIRLICATNVPLSELANENKFRKDLIYRINTVEINMPPLRRRNEDIVILARHFAKQYAGKYLKPSMDFDAAAINKLKMYNFPGNVRELQYTIERAVIMADDNILRPDDLIFSILETNTENDAVDADNIPLSTLEKNAILRVIEKHNGNITRAAKELGLTRTALYRRLSKYDI, encoded by the coding sequence ATGATATTAAAAAAAGCTACCATTTTAATTGTTGATGACGACCCGGACGTGCTGACCGCCGTAAAACTGTTGTTAAAGCCGGAAGCACGCGAGATCATCACCGAAAAAAATCCCGAAAACCTTAACTGGCTGCTACAACGCAACGAGGTTGACCTGGTATTGCTTGATATGAACTTTAACAGCGCCATCAACACCGGTAACGAGGGATTATACTGGCTGCGTAAGGTGAAAGAATGGAAGCCAAACGTATGCGTAATTATGATAACCGCTTATGGCGATATCGACCTTGCCGTACGCTCGTTAAAAGAAGGCGCCAACGATTTTGTGGTGAAACCATGGCATAACGAAAAACTGCTGAACACGATAAGCGACCTGCTGGAGAAAAAAGAAGGCGGCAGTGCAAAAAGCACCAAAACCACGGTTAAAAGTACCGCGGGCGATACGGCCATCCTCGGCGAATCTGACGCGATGCAGGATATTTTTTACAAGGTGAACAAAATTGCCCCTACCGATGCCAATATTTTGATTTTGGGGGAGAACGGTACCGGTAAAGATTTGATGGCCAAAGCCATTCACGAACGGTCGTTACGTGCCGATAAGCCTTTTGTTAAGGTAGATGTTGGCGCATTGACAGATACCTTGTTTGAAAGCGAGCTCTTCGGCCATAAAAAAGGGGCATTTACAGATGCCCGCGAAGACCGGATGGGCCGTTTTGAAGAAGCACAGGGCGGTACTTTATTTTTGGATGAGATAGGCAATATCAGCCTGCAGCAACAAGCCAAATTGCTTACCATTTTACAAAACCGCCAGGTAACCCGCCTCGGAACCAACAAACCTGTTGATGTGGATATCAGGCTGATTTGCGCCACCAACGTACCGCTGAGCGAATTGGCTAATGAGAATAAATTTCGTAAAGATTTAATTTACAGGATCAATACCGTAGAAATCAATATGCCGCCATTGCGCCGCCGTAACGAGGATATTGTGATTTTGGCCCGTCATTTTGCCAAACAATATGCCGGTAAATACCTCAAACCATCAATGGATTTTGACGCGGCTGCCATAAACAAACTCAAAATGTACAACTTCCCCGGTAACGTGCGCGAGTTACAGTACACTATTGAGCGTGCAGTAATTATGGCCGATGATAACATTTTAAGGCCCGACGATTTGATTTTTTCGATTCTGGAAACCAATACCGAAAACGACGCGGTTGATGCGGATAACATCCCTTTAAGCACGCTGGAGAAAAACGCGATACTCAGGGTTATTGAAAAGCACAATGGCAATATTACCCGTGCAGCCAAAGAGCTTGGCCTTACCCGTACCGCCTTATACCGAAGATTGAGCAAATATGATATTTAA
- a CDS encoding efflux RND transporter periplasmic adaptor subunit, whose translation MDRKIEKKTWNSKKILTIAGITGVIILIGGSIYLTSGKSKLDVDTERLTISTITKGPFQEFIPVNGVVMPLTTIYLDASEGGVVEEKYVEDGATLKKGDPILKLSNTDLELNLANQETAVYAEQTQMQISHNNAQQNTISKLNTMADVENAYKEAERIYKLDKHLYDQKAIGLQEYQSAKNTYDYQVNRYKLAKQILSQDTSLVKQQASQAQEQYSHMKTTLELMRKKVAGLVLRAPIDGQLTSMDAEVGQSKNKGEHLGQIDVQSGFKVRVDIDEHYLSRIYTGLKGDFQFADKTYNLVIKKVYTQVKSTGSFQVDMQFVGAVPTGIRKGQTLQVRLALSDQMQAVLVPKGGFFQQTGGNWIFKVSEDGSKAYKVNIVLGRQSPDYYVVTEGLNPGDKVITSSYETYGDIQELVLKK comes from the coding sequence GTGGACAGAAAAATTGAGAAAAAGACCTGGAACAGCAAAAAGATACTAACCATTGCGGGTATTACAGGCGTTATTATACTAATTGGGGGCAGCATTTACCTAACATCGGGCAAAAGCAAGCTTGATGTTGATACCGAACGCTTAACTATAAGCACTATTACAAAAGGCCCTTTCCAGGAGTTTATTCCGGTTAACGGCGTGGTTATGCCATTAACTACCATATATCTTGATGCATCTGAAGGTGGTGTGGTTGAAGAAAAGTATGTTGAAGACGGCGCTACGCTTAAAAAAGGCGATCCGATTTTGAAACTGTCAAATACAGATCTGGAACTCAACCTCGCCAACCAGGAAACCGCTGTATATGCCGAACAAACCCAAATGCAGATTTCGCATAACAACGCTCAACAAAATACCATCAGCAAACTGAACACTATGGCCGATGTGGAAAACGCCTACAAGGAAGCCGAAAGGATTTACAAACTGGATAAACATCTTTACGATCAAAAAGCTATTGGCCTGCAGGAATATCAATCAGCAAAAAATACGTATGATTACCAGGTTAATCGCTATAAATTAGCCAAACAGATCTTATCGCAGGATACCTCACTGGTTAAGCAACAGGCCTCACAAGCGCAGGAACAATACAGCCACATGAAAACCACGCTCGAGCTGATGCGCAAAAAAGTTGCGGGTTTGGTGCTTAGGGCGCCTATCGACGGACAGTTGACATCGATGGATGCCGAGGTGGGCCAAAGTAAAAACAAAGGCGAGCACCTGGGCCAGATCGACGTGCAATCGGGTTTTAAAGTTAGGGTTGATATTGATGAGCACTATTTATCACGCATTTACACAGGTTTAAAAGGCGATTTTCAGTTTGCCGATAAAACTTATAACCTCGTTATAAAAAAGGTATACACCCAGGTAAAATCAACAGGTAGTTTCCAGGTTGATATGCAATTTGTGGGTGCCGTGCCAACCGGAATCCGTAAAGGCCAAACCTTGCAGGTGCGTTTAGCGTTGAGCGACCAGATGCAGGCGGTATTGGTGCCTAAAGGCGGTTTCTTCCAGCAAACCGGTGGTAACTGGATCTTTAAAGTGAGCGAAGACGGCAGCAAAGCCTACAAAGTTAACATCGTGCTTGGCCGTCAAAGCCCTGATTACTATGTGGTGACCGAAGGTTTGAACCCCGGCGATAAGGTTATTACCTCGAGCTACGAAACCTATGGTGATATTCAGGAACTTGTATTGAAAAAATAG
- a CDS encoding ABC transporter ATP-binding protein, translated as MIKISNLEKFYRTEEVETIALNKLSMEVATGEFVAIMGPSGCGKSTLLNILGMLDDPDAGSYVFNEIEVAHFNERKRADLRKHNIGFVFQSFNLIDELTVFENVELPLIYTGVAASERVKRVEEVLDKMQIMHRRNHYPQQLSGGQQQRVAIARAVVNKPKLILADEPTGNLDSSNGNDVMELLTDLNEQGTTIIMVTHSEHDARYSHRIIRLLDGQTVMENIMV; from the coding sequence ATGATAAAAATTTCCAATCTCGAAAAATTCTACCGTACCGAAGAGGTAGAGACCATCGCGTTAAACAAGCTGTCGATGGAAGTAGCAACCGGCGAGTTTGTTGCCATTATGGGCCCTTCGGGCTGCGGCAAATCAACCTTGCTTAACATCCTGGGCATGCTTGACGATCCGGATGCTGGCAGCTACGTTTTCAACGAAATTGAGGTAGCGCACTTCAACGAACGTAAACGCGCCGACCTGCGTAAGCACAACATCGGTTTCGTATTCCAGAGCTTTAACCTGATCGACGAGCTTACCGTTTTCGAAAACGTTGAGTTACCATTGATTTACACAGGTGTTGCCGCTTCAGAGCGTGTAAAAAGGGTAGAAGAGGTATTGGATAAAATGCAGATCATGCACCGCCGCAACCACTATCCGCAACAGTTATCGGGTGGTCAGCAACAGCGTGTGGCTATTGCCCGCGCGGTAGTTAACAAACCCAAACTGATTCTTGCGGATGAGCCCACCGGTAACCTTGACAGCAGCAACGGTAACGATGTAATGGAACTGCTTACCGATTTAAATGAACAGGGTACAACCATTATCATGGTAACGCACTCGGAGCACGATGCCCGTTACAGCCACCGTATTATACGCCTGCTTGACGGACAAACCGTTATGGAAAATATCATGGTGTAG